Genomic segment of Mycobacteriales bacterium:
ATCGGCTTCGCGGGGGTCGCCCTGCTGCTGCTCCCCGGCAACCGCCCCGACGGCGTCAGCGTCGTGGCCGCGCTGCTCGTCGTCGGAGGGACGCTGTCGTGGGCGGTGGGCTCCTTCGCGGCCACCCGCGTCGGGCTTCCCCCGGACCAGCTGCTCGCCACCGTGGTCGAGATGGCCGGCGGCGCGCTCGCCCTCGGCGTCGCCGGACTGCTGTCAGGGGAGCGCCTCGACGTCGGGGCGGTCGAGGCGCAGTCGTGGTGGGGCCTGGCCTATTTGGTCGTCTTCGGCTCGGTCGTCGCCTTCAGCGCCTACACCTGGCTGCTCGGCAACGCCCCGGTCAGCCAGGTCGCGACCTACGCCTACGTCAACCCGGTCGTCGCGGTCGGCCTCGGCGCGCTGTTCGTGGGGGAGCAGGTGACCGGCACGACCGCGCTCGGTGGTCTGGTCACGCTCGTCGCGGTGGCGGTCGTCGTCACCGAGGAGGGCCGGCGTCGTCGCGCCCTGGCCGCGGACGCGCCGGTCCTCGCTGTCGAGCCGGCCCGCTGACGGGCGCTGTGCGTCGTACGCCTCAGAGACCCACGGAGCGGCAGGCCCGCGACCGGAGCTCGGCGACGTAGTCGTCGGGAGCGCCTGCTGCCTCGGCGCCGGCGGCCAGCACCCCGAGGTAGCGCGCGGAGGGCAGGCCGCCCTCGTAGCCGTCGAGGACGTAGACCCAGGCGAGCTTGTCGCCGTCGAGGGTGTGCACCCGCAGCCGGATCTTGCGGTAGAGGCCGCTGTCCGCGCCCTCCCACGAGTCGAGGCCGCGCTCGTCGTCGCGGGTGACGTCGTAGAGGCCGACGAAGACGTGCTGGCCCGGCGCCTCGACGATGGTCGCGAGCGAGCCCTCCCAGCCGAGGTCCTCCGCGCCGAAGGTCAGCCGCCAGCCCTCGAGCCAGCCGGTGCCGACGACGGGGGAGTGCGGGCAGCGCTCGTGCATCTGGTCCGGGTCGAGGTTGCTGCCGTACGCCGCGTAGAGCGCCATGGAGCGGAGACTACCGACGCGGGGGCGTGCTGCCGGGGACGATCGGCAAGGATGGGCGTGTGACCCGCATCGCCATCATCGGAGGAGGCCCCGCCGGCTACGAGGCGGCGCTCGTCGCCGTCCAGCTCGGGGCGGAGGTGACGCTCGTCGAGCGCGACGGCGTCGGGGGCATGTGCGTGCTCGCCGACTGCGTCCCCAGCAAGACCCTCATCGCCACCAGCGACGCCATGACCGAGCTGTCGCAGGCCGACCGGGTCGGGGTCCACGCGACCGGCACCGTCGGGGTGGCTGTCGGCGAGGTGCACGCCCGGGTCAAGGCGCTCGCGCTCGCGCAGTCGGCCGACATCTCCGCGCGCCTCGTCCGCGAGGGCGTCCGCGTGCTGTCCGGCGCGGCCCGGCTCGACGGGCCGGGACAGGTGTCGGTCGACGGCGAGGTCGTCGCGGCCGACGTGGTCCTGCTGGCGGTGGGGGCCCACCCGCGGGTGCTGCCCGGGGCCGAGCCCGACGGTGAGCGCATCCTCGACTGGCGCCAGCTCTACGACCTGCCCGAGCTGCCGTCGCACCTGGTCGTCGTCGGGTCGGGTGTCACCGGCGCGGAGTTCGCGGCGGCCTACCTCGCGATGGGGTGCCAGGTGACGCTGGTGTCCTCGCGCGAGCGGGTGCTGCCGTCGGAGGACGCTGACGCCGCCGAGCTGCTCCAGCAGGTCTTCACCCGGCGGGGCATGCACATCCAGCGAGGGCGGGCCGCATCCGTCGCGCGGGTCGGTGACGGTGTGGTCGTCACGCTCACCGACGGCACGGTCGTCGAGGGATCGCACGTCCTCATGACCGTCGGCTCGGTGCCCAACACCGCCGGCATGGGGCTCGAGGAGGCCGGGGTGACCCTCGACGAGGGCGGCTTCGTCAAGGTCGACCGGGTGTCGCGCACGACCGCCCCGGGCGTCTACGCCGCGGGCGACTGCACCGGCGTGCTCATGCTCGCCTCCGTCGCCGCCATGCAGGGGCGCATCGCGATGTGGCACGCCCTCGGCGAGGCCGTCGCACCGCTCACCCTGTGGTCGGTGTCGTCCAACGTCTTCACCGACCCTGAGGTCGCCTCGGTCGGGGTGACCCAGCAGCAGGTCGACTCAGGGGTGCTGACCGCCCACGTCCTCAAGCTGCCGCTCGCGACCAACGCGCGCGCCAAGATGGAGGGCATCACCGACGGATTCGTGAAGCTGTTCTGCCGGCCCGGGTCCGGATCGGTGCTGGGCGGGGTCGTCGTCGCGCCGCACGCCAGCGAGCTGATCCTGTCGATCGCGCTCGCCGTGCAGAACGGGCTGACGGTGGACCAGGTGGCCCACACCTTCTCGATCTACCCGTCCCTGTCCGGGTCACTGACGGAGTCAGCGCGCCAGCTGATGCTGCACGGGGGGTGACACGAGATGATCACCATCGTTGCGTGATGGTGATCATCTCGCGTGGGGCAACGGCGTGTCGTCGCGAGACGATCACCCACCGCTGAGCAGGAGAGGTACGCCGACCGCGCGGCCGCCAGCAGGCAGGCGGCGGCGGGGGGTCCGTGCGAGACCCGGACCGGCGGACGCGCTGCGTCGTACCCGTCTGAGGTGTCTGATCGTGTCGCGAGACGTCGCGGCGTGTCGTCGCGAGATGATCACCATCGCCCAACGATGGTGATCATCTCAGTCCTTGATGTCGCAGAGGGTTGAGCCGGCGGTGACGACCTCGCCGACGGCGGCGGACAGGCCGGTCACGGTGCCGGCCTTGTGGGCGTTGAGGGGCTGCTCCATCTTCATCGCCTCGAGCACGACGATGAGGTCACCGGCCTCGACGGTCGCGCCGTCCTCGACGGCGACCTTGACGATGGTGCCCTGCATCGGTGAGGTGAGGGAGTCGCCCGACGCGGCGGCGCCGGCCTTGCGGCCACCGGCGGCGCGCTTGGCGGGGCCCTTCTTGGCGGGGCCTGCTGAGGCACCGAGACCGGCCGGCAGGGACACCTCGAGGCGCTTGCCGCCGACCTCGACGACGACGGTCTCGCGGGGCTCTGCGGCGTCGTCCGCGCCGGCGGCGGCGCCGAAGGGCTCGAGGTCGTTGTCGAACTCGGTCTCGATCCAGCGGTTGTGGACAGTGAAGGGCTCGGAGGTGAAGGCCGGGTCCCGGACCACCTTGCGGTGGAACGGGATGAGGGTGGCCATGCCGTCGACGACGAGCTCGTCGAGCGCCCGGGCGGAGCGCTGCAGCGCCTCCTCGCGGGTCGCACCGGTGACGATGAGCTTGGCGAGCAGCGAGTCGAAGGCGCCACCGATGACGTCGCCGGAGCCGACGCCGCTGTCGACGCGGACTCCGGGGCCCGAGGGCGCGACGAAGGTCGTGACGGTGCCGGGGGCGGGCAGGAAGCCGCGACCCGGGTCCTCGCCGTTGATGCGGAACTCGAAGGAGTGGCCGCGGGCGACCGGGTCGGTGATGTCGAGCGCCTCGCCCTGCGCGATGCGGAACTGCCACCGGACCAGGTCGACCCCGGTGACCTCCTCGGTGACGGGGTGCTCGACCTGCAGGCGGGTGTTGACCTCGAGGAAGCTGATCAGGCCGTCGGCGCCGACGAGGAACTCGCAGGTGCCGGCACCGACGTAGTCGGCCTCGCGGATGATGTCCTTGGACGCCTTGTAGAGCTGGTCGACCTGCTCCTGGGACAGGAACGGCGCGGGGGCCTCCTCGACGACCTTCTGGTAGCGGCGCTGCAGCGAGCAGTCACGCGTGCTGACGACCACGACGTTGCCGTGGGTGTCGGCCAGCACCTGGGTCTCGACGTGGCGGGGCTTGTCGAGGTAGCGCTCCACGAAGCACTCGCCGCGACCGAAGGCGGCGACCGCCTCGCGCACGGCCGACTCGTAGAGCTCCGGCACCTCCTCCTTGGTGCGGGCGATCTTCAGCCCGCGACCGCCACCACCGAAGGCCGCCTTGATGGCGACCGGCAGGCCGTGCTCCTCCACGAAGGCGAGCACCTCCTCGACGCCCTTGACGGGGTCGGCGGTGCCGGGCACGAGAGGCGCACCGATCTTCAGCGCGATGTGGCGCGCCGTGGTCTTGTCGCCGAGCGCCGCGATCGCGGCGGGGGACGGCCCGATCCAGGTCGCGCCGGCGTCGATGACGGCCTGGGCGAACTCGGCGTTTTCCGACAGGAAGCCGTAGCCGGGGTGCACCGCGTCGGCGCCGGAGTCGGCCAGCGCCTTGAGCACCTTGTCGATGCGCAGGTAGGAGTCACCCGGCGTCGTGCCGCCGAGGGCGTAGGCCTCGTCGGCGACGCGCACGTGCAGCGCGTCGAGATCGGGCTCGGCGTAGACGGCGACCGAGGTCAGGCCGGCGTCCTTGCAGGCGCGCGCGACACGGACGGCGATCTCGCCGCGGTTGGCGATCAGGACCTTGCGCACGTGACTCCCTCGTCGTACCGGTCTCGCGAGCCTAGCGAGCAGGTGGAGCGCGCTGACGGGCTGGTCACTCCGGGTCACCCCAGAAGCCCTCGCTCCGGCGGAACCGGACGCCCCGCTGGCCCTTGTCACGGAGGGTCACCGACCGACACAGCCCGGTCGGGCCATGGCGGCTGCGAGTCCTCGGGACGAGCCTTTCCCGCGCCATCGGTCACTGCCCGGCTACGGCGAAGGAGCCGTCATGAGCCAGAACCCGTCCCGCGCCCGGGCGTCGTGGCGCAGCCGCGTCGGACTGCCACCCGCACTCGCGGGCCTGGTGCTAGCCGGGGCCGCAGTGGGCACCTCGGGCGCCGCGGTCGCCAACGAGTGGGGCCTCACGGGCAGCCAGTTCCAGAGCAAGGACGGCAACGCGGTCGTGGAGACGACGGGGCCGGCGCCGACCAACACGACGCCCTGGGGCACGAAGGACTGGAACAGCCTGAACACCTTCCAGGGGACGGCCGCCAACGCCTCCACGGCGTTGGTGCAGGTCGACCAGCCGTCTGGCTCTGGCGACGACAGCTTCGGCAACGGCACGAAGGAGGACACCCCGGTCCCCTCCGTCGTCGCGGGCTCCATCCCGCCCAACAAGAGCGACCTGCTCGAGTTCGGCTCGTGGGTCGAGCGCAACGCCGACGGGCAGTTCCTGCACCTGTTCTGGTCGCGGGTCCAGGAGCCGAGCGGGACGACGAACATGGACTTCGAGCTCAACGCGAAGACCTGTCCGACGGTCGCATCCGGCAAGAACCGCGACGACTGCTCGGCCAACGGCGTGACGCCGACGCGGAGCACCAACGACCTCCTCATCACCTACGACCTCGCTCGCGGCGGCACCACAGCCTCCATCGGGCTGAAGAAGTGGGACGGCTCGCAGTGGGTCGCGGACTCGCTCGCCGCCGACAAGGCCCTCGGGTCCATCAACTCGGACGCCGTGACCTCGACGCTGACCGGTCGGACCTACAGCGCGCGGACCTTCGGCGAGGCCTCGATCGACCTCTCGGAGATCTTCGTGGCCGGGTCCTGCAGCTCGCTCGGGTCGGCCTACCTCAAGAGCCGGTCGTCGGACTCCTTCACCTCGGCGGTCAAGGACTTCGTGCGACCTGCGGGTGTCGACATCTCGAACTGCGGCCGGCTGGTGCTGCTGAAGACCGACGGCACCGACCCGCTGGACGGCGCGGCCTTCACGATCTCCCCGGCCAACCAGGCCGGGACGACCCAGATGACGGACCTGGGTGGAGGTCGCTTCTGCATCGACAAGCTCTTCTACGGCACGGCGTACTCGATCACGGAGTCGACCACGCCCGGCGGCTACGACGGCGACGACGCCATCCCGTCGTTCACCCCGACCGAGGCGAGCAACGCCGGTGCGTGCAGCACGGTGACCGCCACGACACCACCTGCCGTGACGGTGGCCAACGAGCGGCTGCTCGGCTCGCTGCTCGTCACGAAGGTCGACCCGGCGGGCGCGCTGCTCGGCGGGGCGGCGTTCAGCTACACGTCGGACGACGACGCCACCGTGACCGGGACCGTGGCGGCCACGAGCGTGGCCGGGGTGCACTGCGTCGACGACCTGGTCCCGGGCAGCTACACGATCAGCGAGACCACGCCACCCGCCGGCTACTCGACCGCCAGTGACGGCACCGCGACGGTGACCGCTGGCGACGACTGCGCGACCCGGATCGCCGACGCCCAGGAGGCGGCCGGTGAGGGCACCGTCGACTGGGGGGAGAACCTCGAGGTCACGGACAACCCCGCGCCCGGCACGATCAACGTCTCGAAGAGCGACGATGACGGCGGCGCGATGGCCGGCATCGGCTTCACGCTCTACGTCGACGCCGACACGAGCGGCACGTGGGAGACGACAGAGACGACCCTCGGCATCGCCCAGCAACTCACGGGTGCGGACGGCACGACCAGCTTCGCGAGCGTGCCGCTGGGCTCCTACTGCGTCGTCGAGACCTTGGGCCGGAGCGGTTACGCCGTAGCAGCGCCGCGGTGCGTCACAGTCGGGCTGGGGACGACATCAGCCGGCCAGACGACCAACCTGGAGTTCACCAACACCCAGCTCCACAAGGTGATCGTGTTGGTCTGCCACCAGGGCACGGCGACCCTCGTCGCCGGGACGGCGTCCACCGGTCCCGGCAGCACGGACGACGTCACCACCGCCGTGACCGGCGACCTGCCGAGCGGCGTCACCGGGGCGCAGTTGTGCGGCCTGCCTGGGACCAGCGGTCTGTCACACACGTCCGACCCGACGGTGAGCGTCGACATCCCGAGCCACCAGTAGGGGTCGACCGGCCCGGGGCGTCCGAGTGGTCGCCCCGGGCCGCGTCGTGCGGGATCAGCAGCGGCGGCACTTCTTGCCCGACGTCGGCGTGGGCGACGTGACCGACGCAGTGGCCGTCGGGGAAGGACTCGCCGACGGGCTGGTCGACGGAGCGGGGGAGGGAGTCGCTGACGGGGAGGCGGTGGGCTCCACCGCCACCGTGCCCGTGCTGAACGCGCCCACGAGGTAGTCCCGCAGCCCGGGGACCGACGCGGCCGGGGGCAGGTCGCGGTTGGACTGGGGCGCCGCCGCGGCTGTCGGGGATCCGAGCAGCTGGCGGTAGTCCTCGGCCACGAGCTCTCGAGGGCTCCACGCGTCGCTGCCCAGACGGGGGTCGCCGGTGAGGCCGCGCGCGTCCAGGTAGCCCGCGAGAGTCGGGTCCTGCTGCACGAGATGGGCCCGGTAGAGCGACCAGGCGTGGCCGTACTCGTGCGAGAGCGTCGTGTCCCCTCCGTCGAGCCACGACAGCCAGGTGACGCCCACCGTGGCGCGGAAGCTCGTGTAGCGCCCGCCGCTGGAGCCGATCGAGGTCGACGTCGTGCTGGACGACGCGAGGTCGAAGCGGACCACCGTCGTCGCGGCCTCGGCACCCACCGCGCCCGCAGACCCGCGCAGGATCGCGTCGTAGAGCTCGCGGGCGGTGACGACGTCGTCGTAGCTCTCGACCCGCAGGCCTTCGGGGCCGGTGAAGGCGCTGATGGGCGACCCCGCCGTGGTCGACCGGACGATGGGGCGCCAGCCGAAGTCGGCGGTGGTGGGGCCGTCCACGACGACCTGCCGGGAGGCGCGCAGGTCGGCCGTGGTGCTCACCAGGTCCGCGCGCAGCCCCCACCACGAGGTAGGTGCGTAGGCGACCCGATAGCTGCCACCCGGCAGGTCGGCGAACACGTAGCGGCCGGCGCTGTCGGTGACCGCGTTGCGCAGGTAGGTCCCGTCCGTGGCGTAGAGGTAGACCTTGTCGCCCGAGCGCAGCGACTCGCCGGCGTCCAGCGCTGCGTCGCGGTCGGCGTCGAGGAAGGCGGTACCGGACAACGTGCCCGAGGCTGCCGAGGCCGGCACGGCCCAGGCCCCCACGGCGAGGGCGGTGGCGGCGAACGCGACGGCGACGGTCCTGGCGCGAGTCATACCTCGGAGGTCGGGCCGATCCCGCCGGTGGTTGAGAAACCACGAGAGCAGGACGCACCGAACGCCCCTCAGCGCCCGGAAGGTCGTCGAGCAGAACGGACCAGCCCGCCTGCTCCCGGCAGGTCTGACTCAGCCCGGCAGACCGGACGCCCTCCAGGCGCCCGGGCCGTGGGGCAGCGGGTGGCGCAGCAGCGACTCCCTGGAGGCCCAGCGCGAGGTCGACGCGGGCTCGTCCTCGACCGCGCCGCCGCGTGACGACACGACCGCGATGAGCGCCGCGAGCTCCTCCGGGGACGGAGCCCCGCGCACGACCCGCAGCAGGGGGGAGGGCACGGGATCGGTCACAGCGGGATGTTCCCGTGCTTCTTCGGCGGCAGCGACTGGCGCTTCCCGCGCAGCACGCGCAGCGCCTTCGCGACCTCGCGGCGGGTCTGTGAGGGCTCGATGACGGCGTCGACGAAGCCGCGTTCGGCCGCGATGTAGGGCGTCGCGAAGGTGTCCTCGTACTGCTGGATGAACTCCGCGCGGGTCGCGTCGGGGTCTTCCGACGCCGCGATCTCCTTGCGGCGGATGATGTTGACCGCGCCCTGCGCGCCGACGACCGCGACCTGCGCGGTCGGCCAGGCGAGGTTGACGTCGGCGCCGAGGTGCTTGGAGCCCATGACGACGTAGGCGCCGCCGTAGGCCTTGCGGGTGATGACGGTGACCTTCGGGACGGTCGCCTCGGAGTAGGCGTAGAGCAGCTTGGCGCCGCGCCGGATGATGCCGGCGTGCTCCTGGCCGACGCCCGGGAGGAAGCCCGGCACGTCGCAGAAGGTGAGGATCGGGATCCCGAAGGCGTCGCAGGTGCGCACGAAGCGCGCGGCCTTCTCGGAGGCGTCGATGTCAAGGGTGCCGGCGAAGTGCATCGGGTTGTTGCCGACGACACCGACGCTGCGGCCCTCGACGCGGCCGAAGCCGACCGTGATGCTCTGCGCCCACAGCTCCTGCACCTCGAGGAACTCGCCGTCGTCGAGGACGTGCTCGATGACGCGGTGCATGTCGTAGGGCGCGTTGTTGCTGTCCGGGATGAAGGTGTCGAGCTCGAGGTCGAGCTCCTCCCCCAGCGCGTCGACCCCGTTGTAGACCGGCGGCTCGGACAGGTTGTTGGACGGTAGGTAGGACAGCAGCGCCTTCGCGAGCTCGAGCGCCTCCTCCTCGTCGTGGCTCATGAAGTGCGCGACGCCGGACTTGGAGTTGTGGGCGCGCGCACCGCCGAGGTCCTCGATGGTGATGTCCTCGCCGGTGACCGTCTTGATGACGTCGGGACCGGTGATCATCATCGCGGACGAGCCGTCGACCATGAGGTTGAAGTCGGTGAGGGCGGGGCTGTAGACGTGGCCGCCTGCGCAGTTGCCGAGGATCAGCGAGATCTGCGGGACGACACCGGAGGCCATGACGTTGCGGTAGAAGATGTCGCCGTACAGCGCCAGGCCCATGATCCCCTCCTGGATCCGGGCACCCGACCCCTCGTTGATGCCGACAACCGGGATGCCGGTCTTCAGCGCGAGGTCCATGACCTTGACGATCTTCTCGCCGTAGACCTCGCCCAGCGCCCCGCCGAAGACGGTCGCGTCCTGGCTGAAGACCGCGACCGGCCGGCCGTCGACCGTGCCGAAGCCGGTGATGACGCCGTCGCCGGTCGGGCGGTTCTTCTCCAGCCCGAAGTCGCGGGCGCGGTGGCGCGCGAGCGCGTCGGTCTCGGTGAAGGAGTCGGGATCCAGGAAGGCCTCGATGCGCTCGCGCGCGGTGCGCTTGCCGGCGGCGCGGCGCTTCTCGAGCGCGGCCTCGCTCCCGGCATGCAGCGCGGCGTCGTTGCGGCGGCGCAGCTCGGCCAGCTTGCCGGCGGTCGTGTGGACGTCGGGAGCGCCCTCGGGCGTCTCCAGCGGCTCAGCGGTCACACGCGCAGGCTACCGAGCCGCGTGCGCGAGGATGACGGGGTGTACGGAGACCTCGACCGCCCCCCGCTCTCCGCCTCCGTGCTCACCCGCGCCCTGGAGCCCGACGGCTGGCAGGTGGAGGTGCTCGCCGAGACCGGCTCGACCAACGCGGTGGTGGGGGACAGGGCCAGAGCGGGTACGCCGCAGGGCCTCGTCGTCGTCGCCGAGTCCCAGACGGCCGGGCGCGGCCGCCTCGACCGGACGTGGGTCTCGCCGCCGCGCGCCGGCCTCACCTTCTCGGCGCTGCTGCGGCCTGGTCTGCCGCCGGTCGACCTCCCCTGGGTGCCGCTGCTCAGCGGGGTCGCGGTCGCGCGGGCGTTGCGGGAGCACACCGGTGTCGACGCTGTCCTCAAGTGGCCCAACGACGTGCTGGTCGACGGGCGCAAGCTCTGCGGCCTGCTCGCGGAGGTGCCGGTCGAGGGCGCCGTCGTGGTCGGCATCGGCCTCAACGTCACGACCCGGGCCGAGGAGCTGCCGCACGAGCAGGCCACGTCGCTGCAGCTCGAGGGGGCGGAGGTGCTCGACCGCGACACCCTGCTGCGGGCGGTCCTGCGCTCGCTGACCGACGTGCTCGCCCTGCTGCGCGACGACCGCGCGGCCGCCTTCTCGGCGTACCGCGCCCTGTGCTCGACGCTCGGGACCGAGGTGCGGGTGGAGCGGCCCGACGGTGACAGCGGCACCGGTGTGGCCGAGCAGGTGGACGACCTCGGGCGGCTCGTCGTCGCCGGCGTCGCCCACAGCGCCGGCGACGTCGTGCACGTCAGACGACCGTGATGCGCTTGTCGTCGACGAAGGTCTCGCGGCCGTCCTCGGCCGAGCTCTCGAAGGCCCGCAGCAGGTAGTCGCCTGGGGGCACGTCGGCGACCGCGCTCCAGCTGCCGCGACCGGGTGCGCCGGTGGAGGCGGTGGCGAAGCCCTCCTTGACGACGGTGCCGGCCTGCACGAGCTGCCAGGAGACGGTCGCCTCGAAGACGCTGGCCTCGCCGCCGAAGGTCGCGCCGCGGCGCAGGGTGCCGCCCTCGGTCGGGGTGAGGACCCACACCGGCCCGAGCTCGTAGGCCGCCTCGCCGCGCGGCATCGGCTCGGAGCTGTCGACGTGCCCGGCGAGGCTCTCGACCTTGCGCCCCTCGACGAGGAGCTGGACGGCCTTGGCCGTCGGGTCGGCGGCGGTCGCGGTCCACACCAGCTGCTGCAGGCTCGCGCCCTCGAAGGCCGCGCCGGCCGACATCGTCTTCGCCTCCTCGGACAGGTCGACGACCAGCGTCGTGCCGTCCTTGCGGACACCGAGCACGCGGGTGCCCTTGGGCCAGAGGCTGGTGTAGCTGCCGTCCTGGGCCGGCGTCGTGAGCATCGCGGTCACGGCGTCGCGCACGACGGCGTCGGTCACCGGGCGGCGGTGGAACTCGCGGTAGAGCCGAGCCTCGGACTCCGAGAGGTAGTAGACGGCGACGGCCCGGGTGGCCGGCGCGGGAGTGCTCGGCTCCGACGTCGGGGTCGCGGTCGGCTCGAGTGTCGGCGTCGCGGTCGGCTCCGGGCTCTCGGAGACCGTGGGGGACGGCGACGGGCCGGCCACGGTCGCGTCGTCACCGCAGCCGGTCAGCCCCGTCAGCAGGGCGGCGGCGAAGGCGAACGCGGTCAGGGGGGTGCGGGTGGCGGTCATGGGTGCCTCCTCGGCGTGACGACGACACGAGCATGACGCGCGGCAGGGGCTGACGGTTCACAGGGTCGTGCGACAGGATCGCCCCATGGCGTACTCACCGAAGGGCCTGGCCGAGGACGAGTCGATCGTGCTGGACCTGCACCCGCACTGGAAGGCGCTCGTCGCGCCCGTCGTCGTGCTGCTCGCGACCTGCGCAGGGGCGGGGTTCGGGATCGCCGCGACCCCCGACTACCAGTACGACGTGTGGGCGCGCGGCTTCATCGTCGTCGTCGCCCTGGTCGTGGTCGTGCTGTGGGCGCTGGTGCCGTTCCTGCGCTGGCGCACCACCCACTTCGTCGTCACGGACCGCCGGGTCCTGGTGCGCACGGGGATCCTCGCCCGGCAGGGCCGCGACGTCCCGCTCTCGCGGATCAACGACATCACCTTCAGCCACACCGTCATCGAGCGGGTGCTGCGCTGCGGCACGCTGGTCATCGAGTCCGCCGGCGAGCGCGGTCAGGTGACGCTGTCCGACGTCCCGCACGTCGAGGACGTGCAGCGCACTGTCTACGAGCT
This window contains:
- a CDS encoding biotin--[acetyl-CoA-carboxylase] ligase codes for the protein MREDDGVYGDLDRPPLSASVLTRALEPDGWQVEVLAETGSTNAVVGDRARAGTPQGLVVVAESQTAGRGRLDRTWVSPPRAGLTFSALLRPGLPPVDLPWVPLLSGVAVARALREHTGVDAVLKWPNDVLVDGRKLCGLLAEVPVEGAVVVGIGLNVTTRAEELPHEQATSLQLEGAEVLDRDTLLRAVLRSLTDVLALLRDDRAAAFSAYRALCSTLGTEVRVERPDGDSGTGVAEQVDDLGRLVVAGVAHSAGDVVHVRRP
- a CDS encoding GerMN domain-containing protein gives rise to the protein MTATRTPLTAFAFAAALLTGLTGCGDDATVAGPSPSPTVSESPEPTATPTLEPTATPTSEPSTPAPATRAVAVYYLSESEARLYREFHRRPVTDAVVRDAVTAMLTTPAQDGSYTSLWPKGTRVLGVRKDGTTLVVDLSEEAKTMSAGAAFEGASLQQLVWTATAADPTAKAVQLLVEGRKVESLAGHVDSSEPMPRGEAAYELGPVWVLTPTEGGTLRRGATFGGEASVFEATVSWQLVQAGTVVKEGFATASTGAPGRGSWSAVADVPPGDYLLRAFESSAEDGRETFVDDKRITVV
- a CDS encoding PH domain-containing protein, which translates into the protein MAYSPKGLAEDESIVLDLHPHWKALVAPVVVLLATCAGAGFGIAATPDYQYDVWARGFIVVVALVVVVLWALVPFLRWRTTHFVVTDRRVLVRTGILARQGRDVPLSRINDITFSHTVIERVLRCGTLVIESAGERGQVTLSDVPHVEDVQRTVYELVESTDDRLSGGHPDH